The genomic region AGTTCGCACTGATCAAGTATCGTGTATTGGTAGAAGTTGAATATTTTATCGCTTTGTCAGAATCAGGGATTCCACAGTTAGCACATTTCGATGGTTCTTTGAACGATAAATTGCGTGATATATACCGCAACTTCACTGAGGAGAATGCACAATGGATAAAAGATACCGAAAAAGTAACCAACCACGATGTGAAAGCCGTGGAGTATTTTTTGAAAAATGAATTTGAGAAATTAGGTCTTACTGACTCTTTAGAATTCATCCACTTCGGGCTGACATCACAAGACATCAACAATACAGCTATTCCATTATCATGGAAAGAGGCTATTCAACAAGTGTACACGCCAGGCATCAATGAATTGCTAGGCGAACTGAAATCCTTGTCTGCAGAATGGAACGAGGTGTCCATGTTGGCACGCACGCATGGTCAGCCGGCCTCTCCTACCCGTTTAGGAAAAGAGATCAAGGTATTTATCGAGCGTATCGAAAGACAGTTAGATTTATTAGCACAGGTTCCTTACTCCGCTAAATTTGGTGGCGCTACGGGTAACTTCAATGCGCATCATGTGGCATATCCGGCAAATGACTGGGTTGCTTTTGGAAATAACTTCGTGAATGAGAAGCTAGGTTTAAGCCGCTCGCAAACAACGACGCAGATTGAGCACTATGATAACTTTGCGGCAAGCTGCGACAGCTTGAAACGCATCAACAATATCATCATCGACCTATGTCGTGATATCTGGACCTACATTTCGATGGACTACTTTAAGCAAAAGATTACCGCTGGACAAATTGGTTCATCAGCGATGCCACATAAAGTAAACCCAATCGACTTTGAAAATGCTGAAGGTAATTTGGGTATTGCTAATGCAATTTTCGAGCATTTAGCAGCTAAGCTTCCTATTTCGAGACTTCAACGCGATTTGACAGACTCTACGGTATTGCGTAATATCGGCGTACCATTCGCACATACGTTGATTGCTTTCAAATCTACCTTACGCGGATTGCGCAAATTGATTTTGAATGAAGCGGCATTCAAAGCAGATTTAGAGAATAATTGGGCGGTGGTAGCAGAGGCTATCCAAACGATTTTACGTCGTGAGGGTTATCCAAAACCATACGAAGCATTGAAAGATTTGACGCGTACAAACACGCATGTTACTCAAGCGACGATTGCTGAATTTGTAGACAACTTGAATGTTTCAGAGGAAATCAAAGCGGAGATCAAGGCAATTTCTCCAAGCAATTACACCGGCGTACAGTTATAAGCTTTTACGCAGTAATGACGCTGTCATTTGAGGAATGACTTATATTTGTCCATTATTTAGAACGATTACAACATGGCAACAATAAATGTATATACAGAGAGCACGCCGAACCCATCAACGATGAAGTTTTTGGTGAACAAGCTTTTAATCAACGGAAGCTTAGATTACCCGGATAGAGAGAAGGCGCAGGAGTCGGCATTTGCACGTGAGTTATTTAAGTTCAACTTCGTAAATGGCGTATTCTTCGCGAGCAACTTCGTAACAGTTACAAAGACTGACGATGCGGAATGGTCGGATATCGAAGCCTTATTAAAAGAATTTGTGAAGGGTGCTGTGGAGTCAGAATTGGCAGTAAAGCCAGAAGAGCATTCTGAGGATGTCGTTTTCGAAGGATCGGACGTTGAAGTGAAGATACAACAAGTATTGCATGACTACGTTCGCCCGGCAGTAGAACAAGACGGTGGAGCGATCGCTTACAAAGCATTCGAGAATGGTATCGTAACGGTAGAATTAAGAGGATCATGCTCAGGCTGTCCTTCCTCTACAATTACATTGAAAGCCGGTATCGAAGGTTTGTTGAAACGCATGGTTCCAGAAGTAGAAGAAGTTGTAGCAGAAGCGATGTAATCGCAAATGCAATAAGATAATTTCTAATTATAAAGATTTAAAGGCCAGGAAGATTATCCTGGCCTTTGTCGTTGTTATGGTTTAAATACAAGGTTCCTCTCCGAAACACTTCAAACCTAAAAACCAAGAGCATCTCTCACAACAAAAAAAAGAGCATGCCTATCGCGCTCTTATATCTAAAATCTAATATCTAATGTCTACTTAAACTTACTAGCCAACGCTGCCAGTTTACTTGCCATATCCGTTTCCGGCGCACGGCTTTCTTTTCTTTCGTTACGTTTTCTAGGCGCTTTCTCTTCCGTTTTCATAGTCAAGCTGATGCGATTACGTTTTTCATCAACCTCTGTAACAGTCACCATAACGGCTTGCTGCACTTTTACCACTTCATGCGGATCGCTTACAAAGTGATTTGCAAGCTGACTTAAGTGTACCAATCCATCTTGGTGCACACCGATATCGACGAATGCTCCGAAGTTGGTAATGTTCGTTACGATTCCCGGAAGTTTCATTCCAACGCGTAAATCACTTACACTATTTACCCCTTCGGTAAAGGAGAACGCTTCGAACTGCTCACGTGGATCCAGTCCCGGTTTAGCTAATTCGGCAAGGATATCATTTAACGTTGGTAAGCCAACCTCATCGCTCATGTATTTCTTTAGGTCTAAGCTTTTTCTCAGCTTTTCATCCTTCATTAGTTCCGGGATGGAAACATTCAGATCTTTCGCCATTTGTTCTACCAGTGCGTAGCGCTCCGGGTGAACGGCTGAAGCGTCTAAAGGATGCGCGGCATTTCTGATGCGCAGGAATCCTGCTGCTTGTTCAAAAGCCTTATCTCCTAAACGTGGAACCTTCTTCAATTCTCTGCGCGAAGTAAATGGCCCGTTCTCTTTGCGGAAGTTAACAATCTGCTGTGCCAGTGCTGGTCCCAAGCCAGAAATATAAGATAGGATTTGCTTAGAAGCTGTATTTAATTCGACACCAACGGCATTCACACAGGAGATCACCGTGTCGTCCAATGCCGATTGCAGCTTGTTCTGATCGACATCATGCTGGTATTGACCAACTCCTATAGACTTAGGATCGATCTTTACCAGTTCTGCCAAAGGATCCATCAGGCGTCTTCCGATCGATACTGCACCACGCACCGTAACATCCTGATCCGGGAACTCCTCACGTGCTGTTTCAGATGCGGAGTATATCGATGCACCACTTTCATTGACCATCACAATGACCACGTTGGCTAACTTCATCTTGCGGACAAAATCTTCCGTTTCGCGACCTGCCGTACCATTACCAATAGCAATCGCTTCTACATCGTACTTGGAAACTAAGTGTTTGATCGTCTTTTCAGCTTCCAGGGCAGCGTTTGCTCCGCTATGTGGATATACTGCTGTATTTTCTAAAAGATTGCCCTGAGCGTCTAAAACTACGGTCTTACAACCTGTGCGGAATCCAGGATCTAAAGCTAATAAGCGTTTTTGACCCAGCGGAGCCGCTAATAACAGCTGGCGTACATTATCGGCAAACACTTTAATTGCTTCCTCATCAGCCTTCTGTCTTGTCAATACGCGAATCTCCGTTTCCATAGATGGTTTCAGCAGACGCTTGTAGCTATCCATCATCGCTAGTTCGACTTGCTTTGATGCTTCGTTATTTCCTTTTATAAATTGCTTCGCAATTTTAGGAAGTACATTTTCCTCAGCAACTTCAATATCCAGGTATAGCAATTCTTCTTTCTCGCCACGTCGCATCGCCAATACACGATGTGAAGGAGCATCCTTTAAAGATTCCGACCATTCGTAATAGTCTTTGAACTTCAATGCTGCTTCTTCTTTGCCTGGAACCACGCGCGAAACGAATTCCCCTTTATTCAAGAATACCTGACGTGTATTTGCTCTGACCTCGGCATCCTCTGCTATTTGTTCTGCAATGATGTCTCTTGCACCCGCCAATGCTTCCTCTAAAGAAGAAACACCTTTCTCTTCATCCAAGTAAGCAGCCGCTTCATGTTCTACATCGATGTTATTTTGTGCTAAAAGGAGCTCCGCTAGCGGGGCTAATCCTTTTTCACGCGCAACGGAAGCACGTGTTTTGCGCTTAGGCTTGTATGGTAGGTAAATATCCTCCAATATTGCCATGGTTTCGGCGGCTTTAATCTGTTCTTCTAAGGCAGGCGTAAGCTTGCCTTGATCGGTAATTGATTTCAAGACAGCTTCCTTGCGCTTATCTAAATCGCGCAGCTGTTGAATACGATCGCGAATCGCAGTAATCTGCACCTCATCTAGACTACCCGTCAACTCTTTTCTGTAACGAGAAATAAACGGGATGGTCGCGCCCTCATCCAATAGTGCGATTGTTGTACGAACTTGTTTCTCAGCAAGAGATAATTCTTGCGAAACGATCATTTCGTGTGATGTCATCATAAAAATTAAAATGAAAAACAAAGCTGTTGAAGGATATCAACAGCTTAGGCATATAATAAAATAATATTGTTAGGCATTTTTTGTGGGCTCTTCTTTCGAAGGGTTATTCTCAGTGGAAGGAGTTTCCGCTGTATTCGTCTCTGAAGCCTCATCAGCAGGTGTTTCAGGACTATCATTATTTGCAAAATGATCATTATAACCATAGCTGTAATAATCATCTGCTGTAGGAGTTTGATAAGGCTGATGTTCGTATGTACCCGACGGTGCTGTAAATTGAGGTGCTTTCTTCTCGTTCTTTGCTAGTTCCTCGCCGTTCTCTCCCGTTACCTCGCTGCTCTCCACAGGCTGCTGCTCCGCAACGCGCGTTTCAGGCTCCTTCTCTATATCAGCTTTAACATCCTCTATCTCTTTTTCAAAGTTATTGATCTGATCGGATATTTCGCGCTTAATCCCTTCTGAGGCATCTTTAAACTCACGGATTCCACGTCCCAATCCCCTAGCTAACTCTGGTAATTTCTTACCTCCAAACAACAACAAGGCAACCAAAATGATTAACATCATCTCCTGAGTACCTATGTTTAAAAACGCTAAATTCATTGCCATTCCTTTTTATAGTAGAAAGCTAAGGTAAGTTTATTATCGTTTTATATCAATATGTCACTGTAATTATTTCGAAACAAAAACAACTTAAGGAAGGTAAAAGCAAGAGTAAAATAAGGGTTGTAAATAGAGACAGCCTCCCGTTGAGGAGGCTGTCTAAATTCATATTTCAAGTTTCAGTTTTTGTTATGGACAAGCAATCTTCGCCTTACCATATCCACGACCGATAACGATCGTGTTGTTGGAGACTTTCTGGGTGATTTCGATTTTGTTGGTTCCTGCAGTGTTCCAAACAACAGCCGAGTTAAAACTAGCTTTGTTTCTTAATCGTAACTGCACCAATGGCCCTCCACTCGTTTTGCTTCCCAAAATCGAAATTGCACCGGTTTTACTGATCGAAACACGGATGATAGGGTTAGTATTTGTTCCCCTCAAATCCCAAATCGGTGGGATGCCCCATTTGTTTATCTGATCACTCCTGTCGGAATATTCCGAGCCGTCGATAAATTCAATATTTCTTGTAATAATACCTTCATTGTTTGCAGTGTTATTATAAGTCTGGAATTGAATCTGCCCTTCGTCTGGATCGATAACCATCCACTGATCATTGATCTTCATGTTGAATGCGTTATCCAATTGGAAAAAGTCAAAGGTGAAACCGTAGTCAGAAGCCGGAGCTGTAAAAGCTTTTGTCAGCAATTGACCGTTAGGAATCGTCTGACCGTCAGGACCGATAACGCCAGTTTGATTGCCATTTTCCCTATAATTCCAGTTCAGAACATCATCTGCTAATTTTACTTCCTGTGTACAAGTTCTAAATCTCAAGATCAAGTTGTACTTATGCCCCGGAGTTACTTTGATATTCGGAACGCTATAGGCTTTAGCCACGTCGTCCATTCCCAATGTACCAAACGACAGTGTCTTATCGGTTGCTGTTTCGTGGATCACCAAGGTCGGTACGCTAGTTACCTTTCTGAGTCCGGTCCCCAAAGAAGGGAAAGTAACTTGAGCTATGCCATTCCCAAGGTTATTATAAGTAATATTTTCGGTTGCAAAAGTATAATTCGCGCTGCTGCTCACACCATTGAACTTCACGTCGTTTAGCTTATTGATAAAACCATTCATATTACTGGACATTTCAATTGTTGTTGTGATCAAGCTGAACTTATGCTTCATAACAACATCAAGTCGATTTGTCCCGTAGACCAAAGCTTTGTTTTTCAACATGTAAACCATGAGGTCTTGGGTAACCCCGGTTAACTGCACATTGTCGAGCTTTTTAACATTGTTCAAATAAGTTACGGCGGCTGGATCAGTCGTGGTGCTACCGAAAGAGTAGACAATAAAACTGTAGGTTTTGCCAGCATCTAACTTCATGCTATCTTGGGTAGCTTCGCTCCCATGAGTATAAACCCTTTCTGCAACGTAGTTTCCATTGCTATCAAAGGCGATCATCC from Sphingobacterium sp. BN32 harbors:
- a CDS encoding twin-arginine translocase TatA/TatE family subunit codes for the protein MAMNLAFLNIGTQEMMLIILVALLLFGGKKLPELARGLGRGIREFKDASEGIKREISDQINNFEKEIEDVKADIEKEPETRVAEQQPVESSEVTGENGEELAKNEKKAPQFTAPSGTYEHQPYQTPTADDYYSYGYNDHFANNDSPETPADEASETNTAETPSTENNPSKEEPTKNA
- a CDS encoding Tex family protein is translated as MTSHEMIVSQELSLAEKQVRTTIALLDEGATIPFISRYRKELTGSLDEVQITAIRDRIQQLRDLDKRKEAVLKSITDQGKLTPALEEQIKAAETMAILEDIYLPYKPKRKTRASVAREKGLAPLAELLLAQNNIDVEHEAAAYLDEEKGVSSLEEALAGARDIIAEQIAEDAEVRANTRQVFLNKGEFVSRVVPGKEEAALKFKDYYEWSESLKDAPSHRVLAMRRGEKEELLYLDIEVAEENVLPKIAKQFIKGNNEASKQVELAMMDSYKRLLKPSMETEIRVLTRQKADEEAIKVFADNVRQLLLAAPLGQKRLLALDPGFRTGCKTVVLDAQGNLLENTAVYPHSGANAALEAEKTIKHLVSKYDVEAIAIGNGTAGRETEDFVRKMKLANVVIVMVNESGASIYSASETAREEFPDQDVTVRGAVSIGRRLMDPLAELVKIDPKSIGVGQYQHDVDQNKLQSALDDTVISCVNAVGVELNTASKQILSYISGLGPALAQQIVNFRKENGPFTSRRELKKVPRLGDKAFEQAAGFLRIRNAAHPLDASAVHPERYALVEQMAKDLNVSIPELMKDEKLRKSLDLKKYMSDEVGLPTLNDILAELAKPGLDPREQFEAFSFTEGVNSVSDLRVGMKLPGIVTNITNFGAFVDIGVHQDGLVHLSQLANHFVSDPHEVVKVQQAVMVTVTEVDEKRNRISLTMKTEEKAPRKRNERKESRAPETDMASKLAALASKFK
- a CDS encoding NifU family protein, translated to MATINVYTESTPNPSTMKFLVNKLLINGSLDYPDREKAQESAFARELFKFNFVNGVFFASNFVTVTKTDDAEWSDIEALLKEFVKGAVESELAVKPEEHSEDVVFEGSDVEVKIQQVLHDYVRPAVEQDGGAIAYKAFENGIVTVELRGSCSGCPSSTITLKAGIEGLLKRMVPEVEEVVAEAM
- the purB gene encoding adenylosuccinate lyase, producing MTLSSLTAVTPIDGRYYNSTKELANYFSEFALIKYRVLVEVEYFIALSESGIPQLAHFDGSLNDKLRDIYRNFTEENAQWIKDTEKVTNHDVKAVEYFLKNEFEKLGLTDSLEFIHFGLTSQDINNTAIPLSWKEAIQQVYTPGINELLGELKSLSAEWNEVSMLARTHGQPASPTRLGKEIKVFIERIERQLDLLAQVPYSAKFGGATGNFNAHHVAYPANDWVAFGNNFVNEKLGLSRSQTTTQIEHYDNFAASCDSLKRINNIIIDLCRDIWTYISMDYFKQKITAGQIGSSAMPHKVNPIDFENAEGNLGIANAIFEHLAAKLPISRLQRDLTDSTVLRNIGVPFAHTLIAFKSTLRGLRKLILNEAAFKADLENNWAVVAEAIQTILRREGYPKPYEALKDLTRTNTHVTQATIAEFVDNLNVSEEIKAEIKAISPSNYTGVQL